The following nucleotide sequence is from Silurus meridionalis isolate SWU-2019-XX chromosome 5, ASM1480568v1, whole genome shotgun sequence.
TACACTGCAGACTGCAGATATGCAATGTTCAGTGTTGCAGACATTAGACATGTAATAATGAACCTGAATGTGAATGGATATCATAAAATAAGGTTGTAATAAGTTAACCTAATTTGTAAAATGATTGCTATATTGTCTGCGTGCCATTTTGATGGAATGAAACTAATCAGTGTCACAAGCAGCTCGGTGGTTAAATGCAGGTGTGTCTCGGTAATAGCCCAAAAAAATTGTGTACGTCAGCGAATGTCATAATTGTAAACGTTTCTCCTGGCATTCGTTTTCTTGTTTTCATCCTTTTAGAGGGGAAACATTTTAAAGTCGCATTATATAATCACTGCAATGCGTTAACGGGGTAATGAGGTAAATGTTGGACTCCAGAACGTGATGTAGTTATACGACGCAGCTGCGCAAAGGCTTGGCTATTTAACTACAAGATGATGAAACAATGCCGCTGATGGAGAATGGAGAGAAGTTCAAACGTTGGAAGGTGATCTTTTCGAGtagtgtgtgcagatgtgtaggTGAAACAGCAGGAGAGACTGAAGAACTAAAGCGTTATcataaaataaaggcaaatttcCAATGGTGCCAAACGTCAGTGGATCAGTGGGTAGTCAAATATCATTCTGGGTTATATAGGAAACCatgttaaacatgctcctgaccAGCGatcctgtctttttcttctttccagatCCACCCAATTAAAACTGGCCTACTTcaggatggagttctctttattTGAAAACCTTTTACTGCAGCTGagaatggttccacatgaagAGCTTAAAGATCCACGAAGATCTCTTTAAAGCTGCCGGTGCCCCAGATGAGGACGAGTgtcttctgagtctggttcctctcattgtTTCTTCcacataccatctcagggagtttttcctcgtcACTGCTCATTAGCGATAAACGTATAAGCACTAACAGgtaaatatcattttatatgcTCTATATCTCTGTagagctgctttgggacaatgcccATAGTTAAAAgctctttataaataaaacgcAATTGAACCGAACATCAGTGGCAGTCAATAAAATTATCAAATAGAAGACTTTGTGATTCAATTACAAACAATTCATGTATCCATTAAACATCACATAGTAatgagtatttttttattatttgtaaaaagaCCTGAaggtaaaataaacacaaattctgaatgtttataaaatatattaggaCCAATGAATGTTGTCAGTAATGTTGTTGAGTTGTTTATGACATAAGgcttatttctttgtttatgaCATGACTTTACTATTGTTTCTTATAATTATGATCATTCTTACAATAAGtataattaatatacattttaccttTTGGTAAACATTTACCCAATGTTTTTGGTACATTATTCTAATGTATACCTTCACTACAAGACAGGTGTAATAGTTTATAGAGAGATATGACTTAGGGAGAGTAtcttagaagaagaagaagaaaagaaagaaggaaatatatatatatatatatatatatatatatatatatatatatatatatatatatatatatatatataaacttaaaaGACTTAAACCTAACCAGTTTAAATATTCAGCTATCTTGACACCTACTCACCTGTTTATTCCAGGTTAGACGACTAGCTAGCTAGCCGTATGTTTATACTACTGAAAATAGATTATTAATGTGTCCAGACGTTTattttctgaataaaatgtCGAAATGTCACAGTTGGTTATTTCTGTAAGTTCTGTAGGTTAGAACTCATTCAGCAGGCTGCAGTTTGACCGCTGAAATACACTGTGTGACTTTGCAGTATCAAAGCGCGCGAACGTGCAAGGTTGGGTTGCCAGGTCTCTTGGAATCCCACTCCTTCGTTGTCATTTCTctggttgtgtggttgtgttgtgatgttTTGTTGTTGAATTTGGGTTTATGTTGTGATAATGTTATGATGGATTTAAGCATGTGCTTTGATAATGTTGTGTTGTTGAATGCGTGTCGTGTTTATGTTGTGTTGTTGGATTTCTGTTTGTGTTGTGatgttttgttgttaaatttGGGTTCATGTTGTGATAATGTTGTGATGGATTTCAGCTTGTGCTTTGATAATGTTGTGTTGTTGAATGTGTGTCGTGATTATGTTCTGTTGTGAAATGTGTTGTTGGATTTCTGTTTGTGTTGTGATAGCATATTTTTCACTTTTGAGTTGTTTAAATGTCTCATTGTTGGATTTGGGTTTGTGTTGTGATAATGTAGTGTTGTTGGATTTGGTTTTGTGTTAAGATAATGGGTTGttaaatttgtatttgtgttgaaTTAATGTTGTGTTGTTGGATTTCTGTTTGAGTTGTGATGATGTGTTGTTGGTTTTAGATTTGTGTTGCGATAAAGTTGTGTTGTtggatttctgtttgttttgtaataatgttGTGTTGTTGAATTTGTGTAGTTGCCTTTGTGCTTGGGTTGTGATAGCATATATTACAGATTTACTTTTAAGTTGTAAAAATGTCTCGTTGGGTTGGATTTATGTTGTGATAATGTGTTGTTGGATCTGTTTGTGTTGTGATAATGTGGTCATTTTGTCAGATTGTTTTTGGCCACAAAACATCTTATCACAGCATCCCCACAGTgagatttatatttgtttttcatttgaattttgTTGTTTGCTTTATCACATTAAAGATGGGAAAAAACTCTtggttttatacattttaagaaACATAAAGGGAATTTGTGTGTACTTTTTGTATCCACTATACCTAGTAATAAGCCACAATAACTAGGCAGTAAGAATGTACAGCAATAAGACTTTATTTGTCAAGACCTCAAAAGCAGAGTTAAGAATAACActtaatgtattaatacaaattcTACATAGTcatataataaagatttataaatgAAGATCGGCTAATCTTTGGAAGTTATGCTAGCCTTGATCATAGGTAGCTTCTTATTAAGTCATATAATTGTTAGACCAATTTCTTTTTGATGAAAAAATTCTTTAAGCTTCTCATTTGCCAGAATCCTACAGTGAGTAGTAATGAGGTCTGGATTATTGCCCACcacaaaacatttccatttGTTTCTTCACTGATTTGTCGAAATGTTTCCTCACGTTCCTGTGATTAACAGTTCAACAAAGCAAAGTCAATTCAATTTGCACTAAGTACACTTTTTGCCAATGTGGGcagaaaaaaattgcttttgttGTTCCATCATTACCCTTTCGAAGTCTTGCTGCTTGCTGATCAACTGCATCTGGCCCATCAGGTGCTTGATTTTGAACTCCACTGATTCAAAGGTGTCTTTGGTCTTGGCAGCGCTGGGATCGATGGTTTCCTCAACCATCTGCACATCTAAATGCACTTTCTGTACAAGGATACAGTAAggtttcatttataatgtaaatattttgcgCTACACTAAGACCTATCATGTGAATTTCCAGTGAAACTAACATCAAATCAAAACTTGAgcaaaataagaaatattttttacgtgaaacaaacaatagtgttaCAAGCATCTGTCAGTAACGAGCGatacaatataatgttttaGTCAGCTCACTCAGTGGTATCATATACATCTCAAAATAGGACCAgcaatatattgtatgtatgattgtttttcatgttttttcacTTTGTTGCTTCTGTTCATGGTTTGCAATTAGTTCTACACAAATCTCTGTAAGAGTGCCACCTAGTGGTGATTCTCCAGTCAGGTGAACAGTGTTAGAAGTAGGGTGGGCCATGAAAAATTAGCCAAACTATAAACTACTGCCAGACTCTTTGCTCTCTGTCTGCCGACTGTCCGTCTGTCTGGTGACGGAGGCGGGATACTTTTCCATGGCCCACCCTGTATGACATGTCCAGAAATAGACCAGTCtagccaaaataaaaataacaaacgcacacacacacacacacacacacacacacacacacacacacacacacacaaataattgcCACACAACAGTGCCAgttatttcaattaatttcaattgtgtgtttgtgtagcacTTCATACAGTACAATATGCATAGTTATAAAGCAGCATTACAGATGTGGCTGTAGATTTATATTAAGAAACAAAATACCCAGAGGTGACCATGACAGGGAAAATCTCCATGAGACAACATTTGGGGGTTGGAAAAAAAGGTAGACATTATCCTTTAGACATTGCATTTAAAACTCATGGATATTGTGTAAGCAAGAAACCTTAAGAAGAACCCAGTTCAAAGatgaacccatccttatctggatGATACTGGATATTCACTATATTCACTCTATTATTACTGAGGTTATTGGCTGTTAATAGATGGACACTAGAGTGTTTGTGGCAATTGTAGCCATTTtaagaaatgaaacataaatAGAAACAATAGACAACAATAGACAAATCCTCCTCTCGAATTTAACCATCTACAGTAACCTTATGTATCTTTATGTGCCATATGTACCTCTCTTCTATTTCCCTTGTCTCAGACTGAAGAAGCTGCTCAAATGAGTAGTGAAAAGTTTTAATCAAAGTCCAATTGACTTGACTCAACTTCCAGATCCTGGAAGAAATATTGTGATGTATACAGTCATGTAGGTCACTTACAATCAGTTTTGGTCTGACTTACCAAACGCTCATCTGCAAACGTAGAGAATCTTGTCATGTTTGATTTTACACACAGGAAATGCTGACCAGAGTCATGGGATGTAAAGGTGAATTTTCCATATTTCCCAAATCGTTTCATCAGCAATACCTGAAAACATTAACTCAATGTAGTCAAGTAGTTTAAAAAGAAGATCATTTAATTTACCATGTAATGAAAAAAGATCCAACCTCAAGATTAGGGTCTTTAACAGTGACAGTTAATCCAAGGTGTGAGTGAGGAGAGTGGCCTTGATTTTTATCCCAGGGTTCTAATAAGATATATCCTGGAGGGAAGACAACACCTCATATTTGACTTTgtaatgttgttttgttcatttgacTGAATTAACTGTTGATCcttgatttaaaaacaattgttATGGTGAATCGTATTAGGAAGAATTGTGTGTTTAACATTCACGAAAATGTgtacgaaagaaagaaagcaagtgAGCAAGCAAGAGAGactatatatattaatatttgcatTAATGTTTACATTCGCAAATTACTTACTTACTAtgacttattatattatatttctctGATGATATAAAAGCAATTTTGAGCTATGCTTTATTAGAAAGTAATTAACTTTAAGCATCACACCACCATGTAGCTGATTATTTTAAACAGCAGGCTTTATTTAGTtggttttcttatttatttatttaaaaaatgtgtaattgaTACTGTCATCAGATCAATGCATCCTGTGGCACCAGTGCATGTTTAGACTGTTTCTTTCCAAGATTTCGATTtgtttctatgttacagcaatACACTCGAAAATACAACATtaatattgatatatttttattgtatcatAGTTTTGgcatacattatatactatataactattataactatatgtaaaaaacattaaagaacatataaaatgtagtaAATTACTTTGCTATTTAGAACTATTGTTATTTCTGTGTGGTATGTCTAATAAAATCAGCTTTAAATACACTATAGtatttagtatagtatatataatattaaaatagcaCAAAAATAGCTATATTTATTCTATTACCTATATTCCTAATGCACAGCATCAGCCATGTGACTATAACAGTGTAACAGTACTATACCCTGGAGGTGAAAGCTCAAAATGAATCGAAGATACGTTgaatattgtaaaaaacaaacgaaTAAAAAACAGTTTCCGTAAAAGTTATTCACCTGTAACAAGGGTGTCCCCAGGAATCTCCTCGATTATACACTTTTCCCTGTGCTGTGACAAATCAAAGAACATTGCTAGAGTCGAAATAACCAGGCATGATATCAGAAAACAGGTCCGGGTTAAACCCATGGTggttattgttataatttcaaaatgaaaaatagtTAAACTAATGGAATACTAAGAAACGTTCAGAATGTCTGTattatagctgtgtgtgtgtgagcatgagaGCAAATGTGTGAAATGTCCACCTGCCCAGCTTAGTGCTACTCAAACAAGGTTAAAAGAACGATAAGACCACAAGTTTAGAGATAATAAAGCACCCAAACGGGTAACCTAGTCACAGTCCTGCTTTGTAGAGTATAATGATATGcaattatagttttattttaggAATTTTGTAcgtttgtacattttttaataaataaaaaaaaaagaaagtaatcaCTAAAGGTGAAAAGCCTGGGTTTGGTTATGAGCAGTGACATACGAGTTAACAGgaaacagtttatttgtttatatttacaattgatatttacagtttattgcATTGAATGCATAGACATTTaccacacaaaacacattagAAACAAGTAAGCACCTTTCTAAGAGTACATGACTTGATACTGAAGTGTAAGCGCTCAATCATTCCACCAGGGGGCGCCAGTTCATATAAGTTCGATAATTTTCCATACgttcaacataaaaaaagtctttaataGCACCTAAATTGTAATATAGATATCATTATAGCAAATAGATAATAAACTGCTGTcctttgcacacttttttttgtctccagTGAAATATATTGAGCTAATGTAAAGGTggacaaacaaaaatatcacaATATTAGAAGACATTTCTATAATACATAACATGTAGGACATAACGTGTATGACAAACTCAATGGGAGCAAAGCAGTAGTGTTGcttaaaaaaaccctgaaacacATATACAGTTACATTATAGCTTTTATAAACGTTGTCTTGTCACTGTGAATCTGTAGTCCAAACCGGATTGTGctttgaaaaaaggaaaaggtaaAATAGGAAATGATGGATGTGATGTCACAGACTCTCACTCACAGGAGTCAAGTAAACAGGTTCTCTCCTCCTCGAGAGGTGGGCAGGCAGAGCCGTTGTTAGCAGGCTTTATGTGAATGTAGCGTGTACGATATCTAatgcctttctttttctccgTCCCACACTCACCTTTGCATAAACCCCAAGGGGACCAGGCAGACACCTCACAGTCAAGAGGTGTATCTGAAGGACAAATACAATAGAAATATTAGAATCATGAAGTCAAAAAcgtttattgcaaaaaaaaaaaaaaaaaaagtgccctGTTTTCTGTTAGATGTGTTCGATAAGTAGCTTTATGCATTACTTTGTTTATTGatactatataaataacatGAGTCTGTCAATTGCTGTTCATAGTTCATACAGCAAATCAAACAATATGTGGATCCCCTTTTTGCCACCATCAGATGCtaaattgaaaacaaaatgttcattgAAAATTGTTAGATACCCTTTATAATGAAAACCAAATGGGAAATATTATGCAAAGGTTCTTTAACGAAACCCATCCACAAGTTACAGCCTTGTAAAACATTGATCACTATGACATATTGAAGTTGTTGAAAAAGTGGGAAAACAGAGGGTTGGCACATGACGAAACAAGCATGACTGGACTTGACATTAGGTTTTGTTTCCATGATCAACTCTTCGTGACTGCTGAGTTGCAGAAAACTACCAAGTGGACCGACCCCCATAATCTTgtttggatttgttgttttggtcACCATGGGGATGGGTAAATGTTggttttttacttctttttttcagtGACACAATATGCTACAAGCCCAAACTGGATTTCCGTACGTTCTCTCCAAAGAACATGAGTTGCTTTTAAACTAATTGCAGTATATATTTCAGTAAAACTAGATTTATTCGATTAAAATGCAgcatattaaacaaattaacTTCTTGGAAAGAATTTTGTTGTCTGTTCCTTAGTTGGAATAAGTAATTTTGCATATTAATccatttgtggaaaaaaaaaaggtattaaaaTATCCTATAATTTACTTACTTATAAGAGACTCGACTATTTCGTTGCCAGTGAGAATTTGATTCGATTGTGTAGGCGCAATCGGTAAACTAAAAATCTGTTTTCTCTCAATCTTGGTGAGTGTGACCTTGGCAATCGGGGGAAGATGTCTCAGACGTGGATAGTAGAACGAGTTAACAGGGTGACTTGGAAATGATGATGTTATCTaggaacacaaagaaaaaaaacagattgagATGTGGCCAATGATCTAGACTTTGGCTACTGAGAAAGATAGTCTGTCTTCTTGTAGTTACCTGTGTGACTTTGTCCTGAGGAATAGTCTCAAATTTGGGTGAAGAAAAAGTGAAGCCACTGTCTGTGCCAGCATCATAAGGAAACAGATCAAGGCTAATGTTTTCTTTCCAGCGATCCCCATCACAAAGATTTAGACTGTCTACACCGATAAACCAGTCTGGGCTCGGGACAAGCCTCATAATAAAAGACAACTgtgaaacaaaaacagaataaagGTAGCATTTTAAAGCGTGAAAGCAGCAATAAAGATTTGACATGCATCATTTTAAATGATATCCTATTGATATGCATCCATTGAAACTGAATATTCTTTGTCTTTTTGGTCCATGTGAGTTGGTGCTGAAGTTGCATgcagttttacagtttttttgtgtatttatttgaaagAGTAATGTATAACACCTTTCAAACATAGTGTAAAATTtgcttttattgactttatagCTTATAAaccaaaattataaaaaggaaGGTGTGTCTTTGTATTGTACAATATATCGACTTGAACTTACAAAGTTGTGCCTGGCATACACCTCAAACTCAGTGCTTGTCTGGCCTGAACCTCCAAGCACAGCTGGCGTAGAAAAGAGACCATATacactctggatgcgctccccAGCTGCCTCCACCTCCTTAATCAGAGTCCAAGCCTCTCCTTTTTCAGAGAACTCTCTCACCCCGTTACTTGCGTATTCGTTTTTTTGCCAGATGTGATAGTCTGAACTGTGGGATACTCCTAAAAACATCATAAGAATcattttttaatacagtattattataaatatgtagtaAACTGTAatcaaacaatgtaaaaaatacatataaaataattgagcaaaatgttttttacttaGCTACAGCATTCACAGTGTTCTCACTTATAGCTGTAGTATGCCTGAGAATAATAATAGCTTGACATTTAGAGTATGCCACTCACCAATCAGTGGAGACCACTGAGCAGGAGGCCTGTAAACGGGGTACTGCTTGGGGAAGGCTGTCTGGCTCCACTTGCCTGTAAATGTTAATCTGTACTTAGCTGTTGATGGTGCAGTGCAAATCGAGTCAACTGCACTCACAGGCATGGTGGCGATTCCACTAAATTCGGTTGCCATTAAGGTGAAGCACCACAGCAAGCATCTCATACAGATGGCTTTCATATTTTCCATGGTGGTGATAGTGTTCTAACAGAATATTAAGATTAAACATAGTCAGCTTTTGTCACATATGGCAGACATATAAATTATCTGACTCAATTAAAAGTGTGCTTGacttttaaatttatatttactaCCGAAGATTTAAACACAATTTCTGAAGACcaattttgtacaaattgtgcAATGGTTTGGAAGCAAAACAATTTACGTTTTCAAAATATGCATACCAGACAcagtttctatctatctatctatctatctatctatctatctatctatctatctatctatggtcATTCTCTATAAacctatatattttatatagcaaaaaacatttattggcTGTAtactatattaaatatacactcTTAAAAGCATGGTGTGGTGTTAGAGTCTCCTTTGCAAGATTTACATTAGGGCACATATATCCATGCAACATGCTGAATATGTAAATTTGTCTtgagtataaaaaaagaatttagatTTTTACCGAATGTTTGATTAAACAGATCATGAACATTACTTACTGGCTTTGCAGAGACAGATGAGCTTTCTGCAGAAGTGGAGGTCACCTATGCCTGGGCTGTCTGAGAGAGACTGCGAGACTTGATCACGCCTTTCAGCTATTTATGCTTTTCCACAGACCCTTCAGTCTAACCATATCAATAACCTCCTGACCCCTCCCAAAAACGAGCGCTCCATCCTTCATCTTACAATTCCATGCAGGGTTCATTCACAAGCACGCAACTGCAGTTAAATATGTCATAGTTGGAATCGAGagactctttttttcttttttttgtcttcctcCTGGGGAAATGCTTGAGGGAAATCATAGTGTAGAgctgtgttgtcttttgttaGAGTGAGACGGAGAGTGAGAAGGGTGGAGTGTGCTGAATCGAGTGTGGAAATAGACCTGGCTTCTGCTTCTGCAGTGTAGGTACTGCCACTAACCCTTAAGCTAAATGATCCCGCATGCCACCCACAATTGCTTCCACATGCTCACGTTTTGGCAACCTTTTAACAATCTATCTCTAGTTTCCTAGCACTTCATTTCCAGTAAgatgcgtgtgtctgtgtgttctaTACTTCAGATTGTtctctttaaaaagaaagaactggATTTAAAAACCTTTAATATACAACATGCTGTGAGTCATTTTTGCTTCATGGATTTGTAAAATAGATTTGATGGACATGTGGTGTGATGCTTCTGTCATTGTGAGGTCATTTGGTGTCAGTCATCTCTGATTATTCATTCAAGCTGTGTAAAATGTCACTCCATGTGGTCAGTGTGGGACTACTGCAGAATGGGGCcaaaatatgcacacacacatatggtaCCCAACATAATTACTATgaagatatgcaaaaaaaaatgatgtattaGAAGAATAACATAAAATAGTGGGCTAGTATTTACACCCTTATAGAAATCCTCGCTGGCTTGTAAAACAGTGGTGATTTTTCAACATGTATCATAGTTGGAcgtatttaaaatgaatgtatgGTTGGGTCATATGTTAAAAGCTCTATCTATGGCCAAGTTTGAACCTCCTTGCAGGGGGACCCAGATGTTGGAGTGAAACTTTAATAAAATCCACCCTGCTCTGAAGCTTTACACCTTTAATCCACCAGGCTCCAAAGCATCAAATCAATTTACTCATTGCCATATTTTACAGCCGTGATATTCAGTAGGTTGATTCTGGTCCAGATCCAGACctagaagaatttttttttacagaccaAGTATAAAATCTTGGTGTAAAAATAACACTTTGCAATAcatataaaacactgcatgctCTACTTTCATTTCCTCCAGTCACAAAGCCTGTCAATCAGATTCCCTGCCAACAAACATAACTGACACAGGCTGTTAGTTTTATAGCTTGCGCTAGTCAAAAGTCATTTATAGATGATCAGTAACAGTAGGCTAATCATGTTTAAATAGTAAAATGACATGTTTAAATTGCTCAGTACAAAGAAAAGGAACTGAAAACCATTCATTTAAAGAAGTAAAGacagaaaaataagaatatttttCCCTGCATGAAGCATAAAGACAGTTGACTTTTTTCAGTAATAAACTGTGGCCATTCTGAAAGGTGGTAACATCAGGTGCCCATCTTCCCCACAGAACTTTGaggtaaaaatgtaatcatatcAAGCTACAAAcagaatatttattaaaacaaggACACAGCAAGAGCAAATAACAGATTCTACAAATAGAGTTGTATGGGTTTTGGGCAAAAACTACATTTGTGATAATAAGGTGTATGTCTACACAGTAAGCAGTTCTTCCAAACAGCATGTGGTTCTGGAGGTGCTCTTAATAGTTGGCTTCCAAACTTGTCAACTAAACTGTGCAATTTTAAAACAGCATTCTTTGGGGCCCCTTTAGCTCTTCCACCATCCTCTTCATTGTGTGGGTGTAGATTGTGC
It contains:
- the spon2b gene encoding spondin-2b — translated: MENMKAICMRCLLWCFTLMATEFSGIATMPVSAVDSICTAPSTAKYRLTFTGKWSQTAFPKQYPVYRPPAQWSPLIGVSHSSDYHIWQKNEYASNGVREFSEKGEAWTLIKEVEAAGERIQSVYGLFSTPAVLGGSGQTSTEFEVYARHNFLSFIMRLVPSPDWFIGVDSLNLCDGDRWKENISLDLFPYDAGTDSGFTFSSPKFETIPQDKVTQITSSFPSHPVNSFYYPRLRHLPPIAKVTLTKIERKQIFSLPIAPTQSNQILTGNEIVESLINTPLDCEVSAWSPWGLCKGECGTEKKKGIRYRTRYIHIKPANNGSACPPLEEERTCLLDSCE
- the si:ch211-255i20.3 gene encoding transmembrane emp24 domain-containing protein 11; the encoded protein is MGLTRTCFLISCLVISTLAMFFDLSQHREKCIIEEIPGDTLVTGYILLEPWDKNQGHSPHSHLGLTVTVKDPNLEVLLMKRFGKYGKFTFTSHDSGQHFLCVKSNMTRFSTFADERLKVHLDVQMVEETIDPSAAKTKDTFESVEFKIKHLMGQMQLISKQQDFEREREETFRQISEETNGNVLWWAIIQTSLLLTVGFWQMRSLKNFFIKKKLV